A portion of the Nitratidesulfovibrio termitidis HI1 genome contains these proteins:
- a CDS encoding DUF3124 domain-containing protein → MSRLSCLSCLAGLRPMIARMRGAALRVTACLALCCGLAALPVPTQYRAATAQTAQLALSALSALPALSVLPGEARAEMAVGQTIYVPVYSSVVYGNRGRTLNITTMLSVRNTDQRVPITLMEVRYVDEQGKTVRSYLESPRQLPPLGSAQFVVEESDTLGGSGPAFIVVWRAAGPVSQPLAQGVMIGTVSSQGISFITEGKVIGGVK, encoded by the coding sequence ATGTCCCGCCTGTCCTGTCTGTCCTGCCTGGCTGGGCTACGGCCCATGATTGCGCGCATGCGCGGGGCTGCCCTGCGTGTGACCGCCTGCCTTGCGCTGTGCTGCGGCCTTGCCGCGCTGCCCGTGCCCACGCAGTATCGGGCGGCGACCGCCCAAACGGCCCAACTCGCGTTGTCCGCGTTGTCCGCGTTGCCCGCGTTGTCCGTTCTTCCCGGTGAGGCCCGGGCGGAAATGGCCGTGGGCCAGACCATCTACGTGCCGGTGTATTCCTCGGTGGTCTATGGCAATCGGGGCCGCACCCTGAACATCACCACCATGCTTTCGGTGCGCAACACCGACCAGCGCGTGCCCATCACCCTGATGGAGGTGCGCTACGTGGACGAACAGGGCAAGACGGTGCGCAGCTACCTGGAAAGCCCCCGCCAGTTGCCGCCGCTGGGTTCCGCCCAGTTCGTGGTGGAAGAATCGGACACCCTGGGCGGTTCCGGCCCCGCATTCATCGTGGTGTGGCGCGCCGCCGGACCGGTGTCGCAACCCCTGGCCCAGGGGGTGATGATCGGCACCGTGTCGTCGCAGGGCATCTCGTTCATTACGGAGGGGAAGGTCATCGGCGGCGTGAAATAG